One region of Skermanella mucosa genomic DNA includes:
- a CDS encoding peptide ABC transporter substrate-binding protein — MAINRTLSGCAGAALALSLGLGLGFGSGSAALAAKDELVIGAVQFPGTFHPSIDAMATKSYILGAARRPFTTFDQDWKLICLLCTELPSLEKGTAVEVTRPDGTRAIDATFTIQPGATWGDGKPLTTRDVLFTWEVGRHPLSGVTNAQLFSKDIVGITAVDDKTFTVHWDKYRCSYDSINDLLVLPEHLERPVFEADPAQYRNRTLYDTDRTNPGLYFGPYRISRVESGAYVVLEPNPTWWGEKPGFGRIVVRTIENTSAMEANLLSGEVDYVAGEVGLSIEQALAFEKRHGQRFKVVYQPGLFFEHIDLNLDNPILADVRVRRALLTAIDRDAISRQLFGGKQPVAHTGVNPLDRYYSEDFTRYPFDPAAAVKLLEEAGWTELRGGVRHDAAGRRLSLEFQSTAGNRTRELVQQVLQEQWRKVGVEVRINNQPARVLFGETLRERRFPAMAMFAWLSAPENIPRTILHSTMIPTPENGFSGQNYVGFRDAETDRIIDDLEVTCGEAEARPLWTRLQQIYAEQLPALPLYFRSDSYIMPPWLEGVRPTGHQYPSTLWIEQWRSK; from the coding sequence GTGGCGATTAATCGGACTTTGTCGGGATGCGCGGGCGCCGCGCTCGCTCTCTCCCTTGGTCTCGGGCTGGGTTTCGGTTCGGGATCGGCGGCGCTGGCCGCGAAGGACGAACTGGTGATCGGCGCGGTGCAGTTCCCCGGCACGTTCCATCCCAGCATCGACGCCATGGCGACCAAGAGCTACATCCTGGGCGCCGCACGCCGGCCCTTCACCACCTTCGACCAGGACTGGAAGCTGATCTGCCTGCTCTGCACCGAGCTGCCCAGCCTGGAGAAGGGCACGGCGGTCGAGGTGACCCGGCCGGACGGCACGCGGGCGATCGACGCCACTTTCACCATCCAGCCCGGCGCCACCTGGGGCGACGGCAAGCCGCTGACCACCCGCGACGTGCTGTTCACCTGGGAGGTCGGGCGCCACCCCCTGAGCGGCGTCACCAACGCCCAGCTCTTCTCCAAGGACATCGTCGGCATCACCGCCGTGGACGACAAGACCTTCACCGTCCACTGGGACAAGTACCGGTGCAGCTACGATTCGATCAACGACCTGCTGGTACTGCCGGAACACCTGGAACGCCCCGTATTCGAGGCCGATCCAGCCCAGTACCGCAACCGGACGCTCTACGACACCGATCGCACCAATCCGGGCCTCTATTTCGGCCCCTACAGGATCAGCCGTGTCGAATCCGGCGCCTACGTGGTGCTGGAGCCGAACCCGACCTGGTGGGGGGAGAAGCCCGGCTTCGGGCGGATCGTGGTCCGGACCATCGAGAACACCTCGGCGATGGAGGCCAACCTGCTGTCCGGGGAGGTCGATTACGTCGCCGGCGAGGTCGGGCTGTCGATCGAGCAGGCGCTCGCCTTCGAGAAGCGCCACGGCCAGCGGTTCAAGGTCGTCTACCAGCCGGGGCTGTTCTTCGAGCATATCGACCTGAACCTCGACAACCCGATCCTGGCGGACGTGCGGGTCCGCCGGGCGCTGCTGACGGCGATCGACCGGGACGCCATCTCCCGCCAGCTGTTCGGCGGCAAGCAGCCGGTGGCCCATACCGGGGTCAATCCGCTGGACCGCTATTACAGCGAGGACTTCACCCGCTACCCGTTCGACCCGGCCGCCGCCGTGAAGCTGCTGGAGGAGGCGGGCTGGACCGAGCTGCGCGGGGGCGTCCGGCACGACGCCGCCGGCCGGCGGCTGAGTTTGGAATTCCAGTCCACCGCCGGCAACCGGACGCGCGAGCTGGTCCAGCAGGTTCTCCAAGAACAGTGGCGCAAGGTCGGCGTCGAGGTCAGGATCAACAACCAGCCGGCCCGCGTGCTGTTCGGGGAGACCCTGCGCGAGCGCAGGTTCCCGGCCATGGCGATGTTCGCGTGGCTGAGCGCGCCCGAGAACATCCCGCGCACGATCCTGCATTCGACCATGATCCCGACGCCGGAGAACGGCTTTTCCGGCCAGAACTATGTCGGGTTCCGCGACGCCGAGACCGACAGGATCATCGACGACCTGGAGGTGACCTGCGGCGAGGCCGAGGCGCGGCCCCTATGGACCCGGCTCCAGCAGATCTACGCGGAGCAGCTGCCTGCCCTGCCCCTCTATTTCCGGTCGGACAGCTACATCATGCCCCCTTGGCTGGAAGGCGTGCGCCCGACCGGCCACCAGTACCCCTCCACCCTGTGGATCGAGCAGTGGCGCTCGAAGTAA
- a CDS encoding ABC transporter permease yields the protein MLRFVAVRLLEALAVLLIMSFLIYGLIGLMPGDPIDLMINADPNLTAADAARLRELYGLDQPIWQRYLNWLAAALQGDLGYSRLFSRPVPEVLAPRLMNTLLLLGISFVLSLAIAIPLGVFAARRPHGVADTAINLACFAGISVPPFWLALLFIILFAVVLGVLPAGGMAPVGGTGGLWERLPYLVMPVATLTLVSVGGYTRFVRAAVIEQLRQDYIRTARAKGVPERSVVWRHALRNALIPVVTIVALGFGTLFSGALVTETMFAYLGMGKLIYDSILGNDYNIALVGLLLATVMTLAGNLLADLGYAALDPRITFTETRT from the coding sequence ATGCTGCGCTTCGTGGCTGTCCGGCTGCTGGAGGCGCTCGCCGTCCTGCTGATCATGTCGTTCCTGATCTATGGGCTGATCGGGCTGATGCCGGGCGACCCGATCGACCTGATGATCAACGCAGACCCGAACCTGACGGCGGCGGATGCCGCGCGCCTGCGCGAGCTGTACGGCCTGGACCAGCCGATCTGGCAGCGCTACCTGAACTGGCTGGCCGCGGCGCTCCAGGGGGACCTGGGATATTCGCGGCTGTTCTCCCGCCCGGTGCCCGAAGTGCTGGCGCCGCGCCTGATGAACACCTTGCTGCTGCTGGGCATCTCGTTCGTGCTGTCGCTGGCGATCGCCATTCCACTGGGTGTCTTCGCCGCCCGGCGGCCCCATGGCGTTGCGGATACCGCGATCAATTTGGCCTGTTTTGCCGGGATCTCCGTGCCGCCGTTCTGGCTGGCGCTGCTGTTCATCATCCTGTTCGCTGTCGTGCTGGGGGTGCTGCCGGCCGGCGGGATGGCTCCGGTCGGCGGGACCGGCGGGCTGTGGGAGCGCCTGCCCTATCTGGTGATGCCGGTCGCCACCCTGACGCTGGTCAGCGTCGGCGGCTATACCCGCTTCGTCCGCGCCGCCGTGATCGAGCAGCTTCGGCAGGACTATATCCGCACCGCCCGCGCCAAGGGCGTGCCGGAGCGGTCCGTGGTCTGGCGCCATGCCCTGCGGAACGCCCTGATCCCGGTCGTCACCATCGTGGCGCTCGGGTTCGGAACGCTGTTTTCCGGCGCGCTGGTGACGGAGACGATGTTCGCGTACCTGGGCATGGGCAAGCTGATCTATGACTCGATCCTGGGCAACGACTACAACATCGCCCTGGTCGGCCTGCTGCTCGCCACGGTGATGACGCTGGCCGGCAACCTCCTGGCGGACCTGGGCTATGCGGCACTCGACCCCCGCATCACCTTCACCGAGACGCGCACGTGA
- a CDS encoding ABC transporter permease — protein sequence MTAWRRFLRFPAAVLSLVILVLLAGAALAAPLIESALGVDANAVSLFDRFAPPSPRNWLGTDELGRDVLVRLLYGGRVSLFVGLAAAVASAVVGTVVGLLAGFFGGRLDGLLMRVTDGVIALPLLPLLIVLAAVDLGKLGVPAGLAQSDQVSLYRIIVIVSLAGWTTVARLVRGAALSVRQREYVRAATALGAGNLRLMLVHVLPNVASPIVVATTLSVGNIILLESVLSFLGLGIQPPLPSWGNMLTNAQELIWSAPMLAIYPGLLIFVTVIAFNFVGDGLQDALDPRADASRR from the coding sequence GTGACGGCGTGGCGGCGCTTCCTGCGGTTTCCGGCAGCGGTCCTGAGCCTGGTGATCCTGGTGCTGCTGGCGGGGGCCGCCCTGGCGGCGCCGCTGATCGAATCGGCGCTGGGCGTCGATGCCAACGCGGTCAGCCTGTTCGACCGCTTCGCCCCGCCCTCCCCGCGGAACTGGCTGGGCACCGACGAGCTGGGCCGCGACGTCCTGGTCAGGCTGCTGTATGGCGGCCGGGTGTCGCTGTTCGTCGGGCTTGCCGCCGCGGTGGCCTCCGCCGTGGTCGGGACGGTCGTCGGGCTGCTCGCCGGCTTCTTCGGCGGGCGGCTCGACGGGCTGCTGATGCGGGTGACCGACGGGGTGATCGCCTTGCCGCTGCTGCCCCTGCTGATCGTGCTGGCCGCCGTGGACCTGGGCAAGCTGGGAGTGCCGGCCGGGCTGGCGCAGTCCGATCAGGTCAGCCTCTACCGGATCATCGTGATCGTCTCCCTGGCCGGCTGGACGACGGTGGCACGGCTGGTCCGCGGCGCCGCGCTGAGCGTCCGGCAGCGCGAATATGTCCGGGCGGCCACCGCGTTGGGGGCCGGGAACCTGCGGCTGATGCTGGTCCATGTCCTGCCCAATGTCGCTTCGCCCATCGTGGTCGCCACGACGCTGTCGGTCGGCAACATCATCCTGCTGGAATCGGTGCTGAGCTTCCTCGGCCTGGGCATCCAGCCGCCGCTGCCGAGCTGGGGCAACATGCTGACCAACGCGCAGGAGCTGATCTGGTCCGCGCCGATGCTGGCGATTTATCCAGGGCTGCTGATCTTCGTGACCGTGATCGCCTTCAATTTCGTCGGCGACGGCTTGCAGGACGCGCTGGATCCGCGGGCCGACGCTTCGCGGCGGTAA
- a CDS encoding BCCT family transporter, translating into MALLAVGIIYPNESEEMFASVQSSIIEGFGWLYILSVAAFVFICIYLALSRSGNLKLGPDDSEPDFSYPSWIAMLFAAGMGIGLMFFAVAEPIQHYATPPESEPLTMEAAREAMVITFVHWGVHAWAIYAIVGLSLAYFSFRYNLPLTIRSGLYPLFKNRINGPIGDAVDIFAICGTLFGIATSLGFGVLQINAGLNYLLDWPVGLSVQIPLIAVITALATVSVVTGLDVGIRRLSELNLICAILLMVFVLAAGPTTFLLKAFVQNIGTYLDHFFMRTFTLYAYEPRGWLSSWTLFYWAWWIAWSPFVGMFIARISRGRTVRQFIGGVLFIPTGFSFLWMTVFGNTAISLDMGVAAGAITQAVSADVSVALFQFFTYLPLPSVTSTLAVLLVAIFFVTSSDSGSMVIDTIAAGGAENTPLWQRVYWCSLEGIAAALLLLAGGLTALQTMTLISALPFTFIMIMLAAGLIRGMQADLASGSTAPAAVPATGLSWRQRLELSLHTPHRDDVARFLTGTVSPALEMVAQEMRGRGLTVTVGADGDDGIALTVPATEVRSFVYGVRPIRQLLPAYTAAEAASTEERRPHSWAARTFFSDGSRGYDVMGFTRDQIVSDVVAQYERYQALTQSKATALYITSPDPA; encoded by the coding sequence GTGGCCTTGCTCGCAGTCGGCATCATCTATCCGAACGAGTCGGAGGAAATGTTCGCCTCCGTCCAGTCCTCGATCATCGAGGGATTCGGATGGCTTTATATCTTGTCCGTCGCGGCCTTCGTCTTCATTTGCATCTACCTGGCCTTGAGCCGGTCCGGCAACCTGAAGCTTGGCCCCGACGACTCCGAGCCGGATTTCAGCTATCCGTCCTGGATCGCCATGCTGTTCGCGGCGGGAATGGGCATCGGGCTGATGTTCTTCGCCGTGGCGGAGCCTATCCAGCACTATGCCACGCCGCCGGAAAGCGAGCCGCTGACGATGGAGGCGGCGCGCGAGGCGATGGTGATCACCTTCGTCCATTGGGGCGTCCATGCCTGGGCGATCTACGCCATCGTCGGGCTGTCGCTGGCCTATTTCAGCTTCCGCTACAATCTGCCGCTGACGATCCGCTCCGGCCTCTATCCGCTGTTCAAGAACCGGATCAACGGGCCGATCGGCGACGCGGTGGACATCTTCGCGATCTGCGGGACTCTGTTCGGCATCGCGACGTCCCTGGGTTTCGGCGTGCTCCAGATAAATGCCGGTCTGAACTATCTGCTGGACTGGCCAGTCGGGCTGTCGGTGCAGATCCCGCTGATCGCCGTGATCACCGCCCTGGCGACGGTATCGGTCGTAACGGGGCTGGACGTCGGCATCCGCAGGCTGTCGGAGTTGAACCTGATCTGCGCCATACTGCTGATGGTGTTCGTGCTGGCGGCCGGTCCGACGACCTTCCTGCTGAAGGCCTTCGTCCAGAACATCGGCACGTATCTGGACCATTTCTTCATGAGGACCTTCACCCTCTATGCCTACGAGCCGCGCGGCTGGCTGAGTTCCTGGACGCTGTTCTACTGGGCCTGGTGGATCGCCTGGTCGCCCTTCGTCGGCATGTTCATCGCGCGGATCTCGCGCGGACGGACGGTGCGCCAGTTCATCGGCGGCGTGCTGTTCATCCCGACGGGCTTCTCGTTCCTGTGGATGACGGTGTTCGGCAATACCGCCATCTCGCTCGACATGGGCGTGGCGGCCGGGGCGATCACCCAGGCCGTCTCGGCGGACGTGTCGGTGGCGCTGTTCCAGTTCTTCACCTACCTGCCGCTGCCGTCCGTCACGTCCACCCTGGCGGTGCTGCTGGTGGCGATCTTCTTCGTCACCTCGTCGGACAGCGGATCCATGGTGATCGATACCATCGCGGCCGGCGGGGCCGAGAACACGCCGTTGTGGCAGCGGGTCTACTGGTGCTCCCTGGAGGGTATCGCGGCGGCACTGCTGCTGCTCGCCGGCGGGCTGACAGCGCTCCAGACCATGACGCTGATCAGCGCCCTGCCCTTCACCTTCATCATGATCATGCTGGCCGCCGGCCTGATCCGGGGAATGCAGGCGGACCTGGCCAGCGGCAGCACGGCTCCCGCCGCCGTGCCGGCCACGGGGCTGTCATGGCGCCAGCGGCTGGAACTGAGCCTGCATACTCCCCATCGCGACGACGTCGCCCGGTTCCTGACCGGCACCGTGTCGCCGGCGCTGGAGATGGTCGCCCAGGAGATGCGGGGACGCGGCCTGACCGTGACGGTGGGCGCCGACGGGGACGACGGCATCGCGCTGACCGTCCCGGCGACGGAGGTCAGGAGCTTCGTCTACGGCGTACGGCCGATACGGCAGCTCCTGCCGGCCTATACGGCGGCGGAGGCGGCCTCGACCGAGGAGCGGCGGCCGCACAGCTGGGCGGCGCGGACCTTCTTCTCGGACGGAAGCCGGGGATACGACGTGATGGGCTTCACCCGCGACCAGATCGTCAGCGACGTGGTGGCGCAGTACGAACGCTACCAGGCGCTGACCCAGTCGAAGGCGACCGCGCTCTACATCACGTCGCCCGATCCGGCATAG
- the queC gene encoding 7-cyano-7-deazaguanine synthase QueC codes for MTDEKALVLFSGGQDSATCLAWALDRFAHVETIGFDYGQRHRVELECRTRFREELASRMPDWSARLGDDHMLDLSVLGAVSDTALTGEAEIRYQENGLPSTFVPGRNLLFFTFASAVAYRRGIRHLVGGMCETDYSGYPDCRDDTLKSLQVTLNLSMDQRFVVHTPLMWIDKAATWEMADRLGGRALVDLIVEDTHTCYLGDRATRHDWGYGCGTCPACELRSAGWGRYQASLRG; via the coding sequence ATGACGGACGAAAAGGCGCTGGTACTGTTCTCCGGCGGGCAGGATTCCGCGACCTGCCTCGCCTGGGCCCTGGACCGCTTCGCCCATGTGGAAACCATCGGGTTCGACTATGGCCAGCGCCACCGGGTCGAGCTGGAATGCAGGACACGCTTCCGCGAAGAACTCGCTTCCCGGATGCCGGACTGGAGCGCCCGCCTGGGCGACGACCACATGCTGGACCTGTCCGTCCTGGGCGCCGTCAGCGACACCGCGCTGACGGGCGAGGCGGAAATCCGTTACCAGGAGAACGGGTTGCCCAGCACCTTCGTGCCCGGCCGCAACCTGCTGTTCTTCACCTTCGCGTCGGCGGTGGCCTACCGCCGCGGCATCAGGCACTTGGTCGGCGGGATGTGCGAGACGGATTATTCCGGCTACCCGGACTGCCGGGACGACACGCTGAAGTCGCTCCAGGTCACCCTGAACCTCAGCATGGACCAGCGCTTCGTCGTCCACACGCCCCTGATGTGGATCGACAAGGCGGCGACATGGGAAATGGCCGACCGGCTCGGCGGCCGGGCGCTGGTGGACCTGATCGTCGAGGACACCCATACATGCTACCTCGGCGACCGCGCCACCCGGCACGATTGGGGCTACGGCTGCGGCACCTGCCCGGCCTGCGAACTGCGCTCCGCGGGATGGGGCCGCTATCAGGCCTCCCTCCGGGGATGA
- the queE gene encoding 7-carboxy-7-deazaguanine synthase, with translation MAYAVKELFKTLQGEGAHAGRAAVFCRFAGCNLWSGRERDRETAACRFCDTDFVGTDGEGGGRFGNAAELAGAIAGTWGPGTPHRYVVFTGGEPLLQLDGALVEAVHAEGFEIAIETNGTLEPPPGVDWICVSPKAGADWVLRRGHELKLVFPQPQFDPAELEDLPFRHFWLQPMDGADRVANTARAVAYCRDHPRWRLSLQTHKLIGIP, from the coding sequence ATGGCTTACGCCGTCAAGGAACTGTTCAAGACGTTGCAGGGCGAAGGCGCCCATGCCGGGCGGGCCGCCGTGTTCTGCCGCTTCGCCGGCTGCAATCTGTGGTCCGGGCGCGAGCGCGACCGGGAGACCGCCGCCTGCCGCTTCTGCGACACGGATTTCGTCGGCACCGACGGCGAGGGCGGCGGTCGCTTCGGCAACGCCGCCGAGCTGGCCGGCGCCATCGCGGGCACCTGGGGGCCGGGCACGCCGCACCGCTACGTCGTCTTCACCGGCGGCGAGCCGCTGCTCCAGCTCGACGGCGCGCTGGTCGAGGCTGTTCATGCCGAGGGGTTCGAGATCGCGATCGAGACCAACGGCACCCTGGAGCCACCGCCCGGCGTGGACTGGATCTGCGTCAGCCCCAAGGCGGGCGCCGACTGGGTGCTCCGCCGCGGCCACGAACTCAAGCTGGTCTTCCCCCAGCCCCAATTCGATCCCGCCGAGTTGGAGGACCTGCCGTTCCGCCATTTCTGGCTCCAGCCCATGGACGGTGCCGACCGCGTCGCCAACACCGCCCGGGCGGTGGCTTATTGCCGGGACCATCCGCGCTGGCGCCTCAGCCTCCAGACCCATAAGCTGATCGGCATCCCGTGA
- the iolG gene encoding inositol 2-dehydrogenase yields MVSFAVLGCGRIGRMHARNIKSHPRAELAGVYDVAARASEEVAAELGARVLGSVDEALDDPAIRAVFIASTTDTHVDLITRAAKAGKAVLCEKPIDLDISRVEACWREIGMLDPLVMIGFNRRFDPSFKALRDRIQAGELGTVEQVVITSRDPAPPPAAYVRGSGGLFRDMTIHDFDMARYLVGDIVEIQAMGAALVDPMFAEEGDIDSAMIVLRAASGALVHINNSRRCAYGYDQRIEAFGEKGMLQAHNRRPTTVEAWGAEGTQARDPVLNFFIERYFEAYMAEIDHFVDCVETGAKPLAGFNEGREALRLADAGLESLRTGRSVRLDR; encoded by the coding sequence ATGGTCAGTTTCGCAGTGCTCGGCTGCGGCCGCATCGGCCGGATGCATGCCCGCAACATCAAGTCCCATCCGCGCGCGGAGCTGGCCGGCGTCTATGACGTGGCGGCGAGGGCCAGCGAAGAGGTCGCTGCGGAACTGGGCGCCCGGGTGCTGGGATCGGTGGACGAGGCGCTGGACGATCCCGCGATCCGCGCCGTCTTCATCGCGTCAACGACCGATACCCACGTGGACCTGATCACCCGCGCCGCCAAGGCCGGCAAGGCGGTGCTGTGCGAGAAGCCGATCGACCTGGACATCTCGCGGGTCGAAGCCTGCTGGCGGGAGATCGGCATGCTGGACCCGCTGGTCATGATCGGCTTCAACCGGCGGTTCGACCCCTCCTTCAAGGCGCTGCGCGACAGGATCCAGGCGGGGGAGCTGGGCACGGTGGAACAGGTCGTCATCACCAGCCGCGACCCCGCCCCGCCGCCGGCCGCCTATGTCCGGGGCTCGGGCGGGCTGTTCCGGGACATGACGATCCACGATTTCGACATGGCGCGCTATCTGGTCGGCGACATCGTTGAGATCCAGGCGATGGGGGCCGCCCTGGTCGATCCGATGTTCGCCGAGGAGGGCGACATCGACAGCGCCATGATCGTCCTGCGGGCGGCGTCCGGCGCCCTGGTCCATATCAACAACAGCCGTCGCTGCGCCTATGGCTATGACCAGCGGATCGAAGCCTTCGGCGAGAAGGGCATGCTCCAGGCCCATAACCGCCGGCCGACCACGGTGGAGGCCTGGGGAGCCGAAGGGACGCAGGCCCGCGATCCCGTGCTGAACTTCTTCATCGAGCGCTATTTTGAGGCCTACATGGCGGAGATCGACCATTTCGTCGATTGCGTCGAGACGGGAGCGAAGCCGCTGGCCGGGTTCAACGAGGGCCGGGAGGCGCTCCGCCTGGCCGATGCCGGGCTGGAGTCGCTGCGCACCGGCCGGAGCGTGCGGCTGGACCGGTGA
- the iolD gene encoding 3D-(3,5/4)-trihydroxycyclohexane-1,2-dione acylhydrolase (decyclizing): MEKTIRLTAAQAVVRYLAAQRSVVDGAEVPLFAGCWAIFGHGNVAGMGEALYHARETLPTFRAHNEQGMALAAVAFAKASNRRRMMACTTSIGPGASNMVTAAGVAHVNRLPVLLLPGDVFASRRPDPVLQQIEDFNDATVSVNDCFRPVSRWWDRITRPEQLLTSLPRAIQVLTDPVDCGPATICMAQDVQTEAYDYPESFFRPQVHRIRRPAPDAEEFARALDLLAGAERPLVIAGGGVLYSEAGGTLQDFAARHGIPVAETQAGKSAMPWDHPQAVGSIGVTGSSASNALAREADVILAIGTRLQDFTTGSRALVPGGAALIQLNIQAFDAGKHRAVPLVGDAKRTLEDLTAALGPYKVADSWRERTAALVKGWNGAVDQAVSPTNAPLPTDAQVIGAVNRAAEARDIVVCAAGGLPGELHKLWRAGSPNGYHMEYGFSCMGYEIAGGLGVKMARPDREVFVMVGDGSYMMMNSELQTSVMLGRKLIVTVLDNRGFGCINRLQRACGGEGFNNLIETVDHRADDSWIDFAGHARSLGATSEKVASIAELEQALRRARQSDRTYVVVIDTDPNPTTEAGGAWWDVAVPEVSERAQVKEAFDAYVDARRDQAQG, from the coding sequence ATGGAAAAGACGATCCGGCTGACCGCCGCCCAGGCGGTCGTGCGGTATCTGGCGGCCCAGCGGTCGGTGGTGGACGGGGCGGAAGTGCCGCTGTTCGCCGGCTGCTGGGCGATCTTCGGGCACGGCAACGTGGCCGGGATGGGCGAGGCGCTGTACCACGCGCGGGAGACGCTGCCGACGTTCCGCGCCCACAACGAGCAGGGCATGGCCCTGGCGGCGGTCGCCTTCGCCAAGGCCAGCAACCGGCGCCGCATGATGGCCTGCACGACCTCGATCGGGCCGGGAGCGTCCAACATGGTGACCGCCGCCGGGGTGGCGCATGTCAACCGGCTGCCGGTGCTGCTCCTGCCCGGCGACGTCTTCGCCAGCCGCCGTCCCGACCCGGTCCTTCAGCAGATCGAGGACTTCAACGACGCCACCGTGAGCGTCAACGACTGTTTCCGCCCTGTTTCCCGCTGGTGGGACCGGATCACCCGGCCGGAACAGCTCCTGACCTCCCTGCCCCGCGCGATCCAGGTGCTGACCGATCCGGTCGATTGCGGCCCGGCGACGATCTGCATGGCGCAGGACGTCCAGACCGAGGCTTACGACTATCCCGAAAGTTTCTTCCGGCCGCAGGTCCACCGGATCCGGCGCCCGGCCCCGGACGCGGAGGAGTTCGCCCGGGCGCTCGACCTACTCGCCGGGGCGGAGCGGCCGCTGGTCATCGCCGGCGGCGGGGTGCTCTATTCGGAGGCGGGCGGGACCCTTCAGGACTTCGCGGCCAGGCACGGCATCCCGGTCGCCGAGACCCAGGCGGGCAAGAGCGCCATGCCGTGGGACCACCCCCAGGCGGTCGGCTCGATCGGAGTCACCGGCAGTTCGGCGTCCAACGCGCTGGCCCGGGAGGCCGACGTGATCCTGGCGATCGGCACCCGGCTGCAGGACTTCACGACCGGATCGCGGGCCTTGGTGCCGGGCGGCGCCGCCTTGATCCAGCTGAACATCCAGGCCTTCGACGCGGGCAAGCACCGGGCGGTGCCGCTGGTCGGCGACGCGAAGCGGACGCTGGAGGACCTGACGGCCGCGCTGGGTCCCTACAAGGTCGCCGACTCCTGGCGGGAGCGGACGGCGGCGCTGGTCAAGGGATGGAACGGCGCCGTGGATCAGGCGGTGTCGCCGACCAATGCCCCGCTGCCGACCGACGCCCAGGTGATCGGCGCCGTCAACCGCGCGGCCGAGGCCCGGGACATCGTGGTCTGCGCCGCCGGCGGGCTGCCTGGCGAGCTTCACAAGCTGTGGCGGGCGGGTTCGCCCAACGGCTACCACATGGAATACGGCTTCTCCTGCATGGGTTACGAGATCGCCGGCGGGCTGGGCGTGAAGATGGCCCGGCCGGACCGAGAGGTCTTCGTCATGGTCGGCGACGGCAGCTACATGATGATGAACTCGGAGCTTCAGACCTCGGTCATGCTGGGCCGCAAGCTGATCGTCACCGTGCTGGACAACCGCGGCTTCGGCTGCATCAACCGGCTTCAGCGGGCCTGCGGCGGCGAGGGCTTCAACAACCTGATCGAGACCGTCGACCACAGGGCCGACGACAGCTGGATCGACTTCGCCGGCCACGCCCGCAGCCTGGGCGCCACGTCCGAAAAGGTCGCAAGCATCGCGGAGCTGGAGCAGGCCCTTCGGCGGGCCCGGCAGTCCGACCGGACCTATGTGGTGGTGATCGACACCGACCCGAATCCTACCACCGAAGCCGGCGGCGCCTGGTGGGACGTGGCGGTGCCGGAGGTATCGGAGCGCGCCCAGGTGAAGGAAGCCTTCGACGCCTATGTCGATGCCCGCCGGGATCAGGCCCAGGGCTGA
- the iolE gene encoding myo-inosose-2 dehydratase — protein sequence MTRNEEAAMTVKLGTNPIAWSNDDLPELGGDTPLDTCLRETREAGFTGTELGNKFPRRPEALTAKLAEYGLELVSGWYGAELRKRTVEEEIGAMQPHLDLLAACGCKVMVFAETSDTVQGRRDVPVSERPVMTEAEWPVFLDRIAKLSGYMAGRGVRLAFHHHMGTVIEKAHEVDRLLSGTPDTVGLLFDTGHFTFAGDDPAAVSRKWAKRINHVHAKDVRPDVLKRARDGRWSFLDSVINGVYTVPGDGMVDFEAALRPVAEAGYDGWIICEAEQDPAKAHPLTYARKGHAHLRATAEKLGLTVQ from the coding sequence ATGACCAGGAACGAAGAGGCTGCGATGACGGTCAAGCTGGGCACCAACCCGATCGCCTGGAGCAACGACGATCTGCCCGAACTGGGCGGCGACACCCCGCTGGATACCTGCCTGCGCGAGACCCGCGAGGCCGGCTTCACCGGGACCGAGTTGGGCAACAAGTTCCCCAGGCGGCCGGAGGCGCTGACGGCCAAGCTGGCGGAGTACGGGCTGGAACTCGTCTCCGGCTGGTACGGGGCGGAACTGCGCAAGCGCACCGTGGAGGAGGAGATCGGGGCGATGCAGCCCCATCTCGACCTGCTGGCGGCCTGCGGCTGCAAGGTCATGGTCTTCGCCGAGACGTCGGACACGGTGCAGGGGCGGCGCGACGTGCCGGTGTCCGAACGGCCGGTCATGACCGAGGCGGAATGGCCGGTGTTCCTCGACCGGATCGCGAAGCTGTCCGGGTACATGGCCGGAAGGGGCGTCCGGCTCGCCTTCCACCACCACATGGGGACGGTGATCGAGAAGGCCCACGAGGTGGACCGGCTGCTCTCCGGCACGCCCGATACCGTGGGGCTGCTGTTCGACACCGGCCACTTCACCTTCGCCGGCGACGATCCGGCGGCCGTTTCGAGGAAGTGGGCGAAGCGCATCAACCATGTCCATGCCAAGGACGTCCGCCCGGACGTGCTGAAGCGGGCACGGGACGGGCGCTGGAGCTTCCTCGACTCCGTGATCAACGGCGTCTATACGGTTCCCGGTGACGGAATGGTGGATTTCGAAGCGGCGCTCCGCCCGGTCGCCGAAGCGGGCTACGACGGCTGGATCATCTGCGAGGCCGAGCAGGACCCCGCCAAAGCCCATCCCCTTACCTATGCCCGCAAAGGCCATGCCCATCTGCGGGCGACCGCCGAAAAGCTCGGTCTCACCGTTCAGTAA